The Faecalibacter sp. LW9 genome has a segment encoding these proteins:
- a CDS encoding transcriptional regulator, whose protein sequence is MNFNLNKLNKVFDNRIRVGIMSALMMNEEISFKDLKEYLDLTDGNLASHLKNLEENEYITVHKGFIGRKTNTTYAITPLGRQAFREHLAYLEKLIKNIK, encoded by the coding sequence ATGAATTTTAATTTGAATAAATTAAATAAAGTCTTTGATAATCGAATCCGTGTAGGGATTATGAGTGCTTTAATGATGAATGAAGAAATATCATTTAAAGATCTGAAAGAGTATCTTGATTTGACCGATGGTAACTTAGCATCTCATTTAAAAAATTTAGAAGAGAATGAATATATTACTGTTCACAAAGGTTTTATAGGTCGTAAAACCAACACCACTTATGCAATTACTCCACTTGGACGCCAAGCCTTTCGAGAGCATTTAGCTTATTTGGAAAAATTGATAAAAAATATTAAATAA
- the creD gene encoding cell envelope integrity protein CreD: MENHHQPIEKTKFNASNSTLLKGFFVFILTLILLIPIPIILSIIEERSNYQEQVVNEISTKWSGEQVLYGPYLWMNYKVISENEKGEKIEINESKFISANSNAVKGNVNTSVKKRSLYETVVYHSDLNLQSVFPKYEQILEHLNIQNAQVLSTKLVFGIQDLKGMENRIILHSNGNNYELNSDDALQLEIDSENKNNNLTLLSTTIVPDTFNMQSFNMNIKLKGSKALQFMPSASETFVEITSDWSDHKFDGYALPIQSIQKDQLQTMQWKIFQEHPMKGQYWNGKVDQKNYQFGIEFLQLNDHYEKTYRSTKYAILFIGLTFVAFFFIENRNNFNIHLVQYALVGFAICVNFVLLLSISEYLGFDWAFIISSTATIALITYFVFGFLKSWNLTFKITGMLVILYSFIYCILQLKEHALLVGSIGLFFILLVIMMYSRNIEWNSKK, from the coding sequence ATGGAAAATCATCATCAACCCATTGAAAAAACGAAGTTTAATGCTTCAAATTCTACACTTTTAAAAGGGTTCTTCGTCTTTATTTTAACATTAATCCTGCTTATTCCTATTCCAATCATCCTTTCAATTATAGAAGAACGGTCGAATTATCAAGAGCAGGTCGTAAACGAAATTTCAACTAAATGGAGTGGGGAGCAAGTTCTTTATGGTCCTTATTTATGGATGAATTACAAAGTAATTTCTGAAAATGAAAAAGGAGAAAAAATTGAAATAAATGAGTCAAAATTTATTTCTGCAAATTCAAATGCAGTGAAAGGGAATGTAAATACAAGTGTAAAAAAGAGAAGCTTGTATGAAACGGTAGTTTACCATTCTGATCTAAATTTGCAATCAGTTTTTCCGAAATACGAACAAATTTTAGAACACCTTAACATCCAAAATGCTCAAGTTCTTTCGACAAAACTAGTTTTTGGAATACAAGATTTAAAAGGTATGGAAAACCGAATTATTTTACATTCCAATGGAAATAATTATGAATTGAACTCAGATGATGCTTTACAACTAGAAATTGATTCAGAAAATAAAAATAATAATTTAACACTATTATCTACAACAATAGTACCTGATACTTTTAATATGCAATCTTTTAACATGAATATAAAATTAAAAGGTTCTAAAGCTTTACAATTTATGCCATCAGCATCAGAAACATTTGTTGAAATAACGTCAGATTGGTCGGATCATAAATTTGATGGTTATGCATTGCCCATCCAATCCATCCAAAAAGATCAATTACAAACAATGCAATGGAAAATATTTCAAGAACATCCAATGAAAGGGCAGTATTGGAATGGAAAAGTAGATCAAAAAAATTATCAGTTTGGAATAGAATTTCTGCAATTAAATGATCATTACGAAAAAACATATCGCTCTACAAAATATGCCATATTATTTATAGGATTAACATTTGTCGCATTTTTCTTTATCGAAAATAGGAACAATTTTAATATTCATTTGGTTCAATATGCTCTAGTTGGGTTCGCAATATGTGTAAATTTTGTTTTGCTATTATCTATTTCTGAATATTTAGGATTTGATTGGGCTTTTATCATTTCATCAACTGCTACAATCGCTTTAATCACCTATTTTGTATTTGGATTTTTAAAATCGTGGAATCTAACTTTTAAAATTACGGGAATGTTAGTGATATTATACAGTTTCATTTATTGCATTCTCCAATTGAAAGAACATGCTCTTTTAGTGGGAAGTATTGGATTGTTCTTTATTTTATTGGTAATCATGATGTATTCAAGAAATATCGAATGGAATTCGAAAAAGTAA
- the brnQ gene encoding branched-chain amino acid transport system II carrier protein, which produces MDKKRIGNILTLGFALFAMFFGAGNLLLPPLIGVEVGSSFFIAMVAFGLSGILLPFTGILSIIQSGDRFKDLGNRVHPWIAPILGTIIMVCIGPLIAIPRTAATTFEVGIQPFFPQLQSFWGSLIFFIITLFLAIKPSKVVDVIGNYLTPILLILLAILITIGIVNPTSALKESELSMIQSFSEGFIEGYQTLDVLASVIFAGIIISAAKAKGYQDQKSKTQVTIISGILSSVCLLFVYGGLIYLGATSGITNPDVKRSELLILISSNLLGQYGLFAIAVCMAFACLTTAISLTSAVGSFFSDLLKNKIGYVPIVILCTIISFGLSIKGVDQIIKFAYPPLAFIYPIVMTLVIYIVFLGKRISSKEPYVGAVIASTLVGFLGLLNVLGLLSPSTFEMLKIIPFFEYDLGWVVPSIIGFGIGYLFKK; this is translated from the coding sequence ATGGATAAAAAGAGAATAGGAAATATCCTTACGTTAGGTTTTGCATTATTTGCAATGTTTTTTGGTGCTGGTAATCTTTTATTACCACCATTAATTGGAGTAGAAGTAGGCTCAAGCTTCTTTATTGCAATGGTTGCATTCGGATTATCAGGTATATTATTGCCTTTTACAGGAATTTTATCCATTATACAATCAGGAGATCGTTTCAAAGATTTAGGTAATCGTGTACATCCATGGATTGCACCGATATTAGGAACGATTATTATGGTTTGTATTGGACCATTGATTGCTATTCCACGTACTGCTGCTACAACTTTTGAGGTAGGGATTCAACCATTTTTTCCTCAATTACAATCATTTTGGGGATCTTTAATATTTTTTATAATTACTTTATTCTTAGCCATCAAGCCTTCAAAAGTAGTGGATGTTATTGGTAACTACTTGACACCTATTTTATTAATTTTATTAGCGATTTTAATTACGATTGGAATTGTAAATCCTACAAGCGCTTTGAAAGAGTCAGAATTGTCTATGATTCAATCTTTTAGCGAAGGATTTATTGAAGGGTATCAAACTTTAGATGTCTTAGCATCTGTTATATTTGCCGGAATTATTATTTCAGCGGCGAAAGCAAAAGGGTATCAAGATCAAAAAAGTAAAACCCAAGTGACCATTATATCGGGGATATTATCATCGGTTTGTTTATTGTTCGTTTATGGAGGTCTTATCTATTTAGGAGCTACTTCTGGAATTACTAATCCTGATGTCAAGCGTTCTGAATTATTAATCTTAATTTCATCCAATCTATTAGGTCAATATGGACTGTTTGCAATTGCTGTTTGTATGGCATTCGCGTGTTTAACGACGGCAATATCTTTAACATCTGCTGTAGGTAGTTTTTTTAGTGATTTATTGAAAAACAAAATTGGCTATGTTCCCATTGTTATATTATGTACAATAATCTCTTTTGGATTATCAATTAAAGGAGTTGATCAAATCATTAAATTTGCTTATCCACCTTTAGCTTTTATATATCCTATTGTAATGACCTTGGTTATATACATCGTTTTTTTGGGTAAAAGAATCTCATCTAAAGAACCATATGTTGGTGCAGTTATCGCTTCTACTTTGGTTGGTTTCTTAGGATTATTAAATGTCTTAGGATTACTAAGTCCATCGACTTTCGAAATGTTAAAAATTATTCCATTCTTTGAATATGATTTAGGCTGGGTTGTCCCATCCATTATAGGATTTGGAATCGGATACTTATTTAAAAAATAA
- a CDS encoding FKBP-type peptidyl-prolyl cis-trans isomerase → MGVAELLLKRKQELAEKNANEGAAFRAEYAKKEGVIELPSGLLYEVIEMADGPQPSMKDKVLCHYHGTNIYGEVFDSSVQRKVPASFPLENVIKGWAEGVMLMPVGSKFRLVVPPHLGYKDREISKELGSQSTMIFEIHLLAIMD, encoded by the coding sequence ATGGGTGTAGCAGAGTTATTATTAAAACGTAAACAAGAACTTGCTGAAAAAAATGCAAATGAAGGCGCTGCTTTTCGGGCTGAATATGCAAAAAAAGAAGGGGTAATTGAATTACCTAGTGGATTATTATATGAAGTGATTGAAATGGCTGATGGTCCTCAACCGTCAATGAAAGATAAAGTTTTATGTCATTATCACGGAACGAATATTTATGGTGAAGTGTTTGATAGCTCCGTTCAACGTAAAGTTCCAGCTAGTTTTCCTTTAGAAAATGTGATTAAAGGATGGGCAGAGGGAGTTATGTTAATGCCTGTGGGTAGTAAATTTAGATTGGTTGTTCCACCACATTTAGGATATAAAGACCGTGAAATTTCAAAAGAATTAGGCTCGCAATCTACAATGATTTTCGAAATTCATTTATTAGCCATTATGGACTAA
- a CDS encoding B12-binding domain-containing radical SAM protein, which yields MQPKILLTTLNAKYIHLNLAIRILYDLNHHHGNIDWKEFTIKSDFNEVANHCATYDVVCFSCYIWNITQTLEVARLIKKMSPRTKILLGGPEVSYENDEIIGNPAVDYIIVGEGEIPFEEFVTHYPAVDQVSNLMYKVDEKVIFNKKNVTFDIINLKDRNPYQYDDPATLAHRVCYIETSRGCPYKCEFCLASLDNKMRYLPMDTIKSNLLYLMEHGKTIKFLDRTFNIKRDFTIELFQFILDHHRPGNVFQFEITADIVHPDIIKFINEKVPPGLFRFEIGIQTVNQESNREVSRKQNFEKTSYVIHQLKDRIEMHLDLIVGLPLEYIDDLKFSFESTFKLYPPELQLGFLKFLKGTPVREKYENYGYIFDPQPPYQIIKSNFLSEDDLKNITNLEHALEIYWNKPRAVHTLKYISEHFSIFDYLRDLGTYFVARNHAYKFSVIEIYETIVDFTKEYYQENPIIMQLLAVDYYATQKSKPKDLFQLELEKSQVEQIKESYGINTQHRVVILPLEFDWNMWYNQSALYLNEQYFILEYPGNQLPNYYSIQK from the coding sequence ATGCAACCAAAAATTCTTTTAACAACACTTAATGCCAAATACATCCATCTCAATTTAGCCATTCGAATTTTATACGATCTCAACCATCATCATGGCAATATCGACTGGAAAGAGTTCACCATTAAATCTGATTTTAATGAAGTAGCCAACCACTGTGCAACCTATGATGTGGTATGTTTCAGTTGTTATATATGGAATATTACGCAAACTTTGGAAGTCGCACGATTGATTAAGAAGATGTCTCCTCGAACAAAAATTCTATTGGGAGGACCTGAAGTGAGTTATGAAAATGATGAAATTATAGGAAATCCTGCAGTTGATTATATAATTGTCGGTGAAGGTGAAATCCCTTTTGAAGAATTTGTAACACATTATCCAGCTGTTGATCAAGTATCTAACTTGATGTATAAAGTAGACGAAAAAGTTATTTTCAATAAAAAGAATGTTACATTCGATATTATCAATTTAAAAGATCGAAATCCATACCAATACGATGATCCTGCTACATTGGCCCATCGTGTCTGTTACATTGAAACCTCAAGAGGTTGTCCTTATAAATGCGAATTTTGTTTAGCCAGTTTAGACAATAAAATGCGTTATTTACCTATGGATACTATTAAATCTAATTTATTGTATTTAATGGAGCATGGTAAAACGATTAAGTTTCTCGATCGAACATTTAATATCAAACGTGATTTTACAATAGAATTATTTCAATTCATTTTAGATCATCACCGTCCAGGAAATGTATTCCAATTTGAGATTACTGCAGATATTGTCCATCCTGATATTATTAAATTTATTAATGAAAAAGTTCCTCCAGGATTATTTCGATTTGAAATTGGTATTCAAACTGTAAACCAAGAGAGTAACCGAGAAGTAAGTCGAAAACAAAATTTCGAAAAAACATCTTATGTTATTCACCAATTAAAAGACCGAATTGAAATGCATCTTGATTTAATTGTTGGATTGCCATTAGAATATATCGATGATTTAAAATTTAGTTTCGAATCTACATTCAAATTATATCCTCCTGAATTGCAATTGGGATTTTTAAAATTTTTGAAAGGAACACCCGTACGTGAAAAGTATGAAAATTACGGTTATATATTTGATCCTCAACCACCCTATCAAATTATTAAAAGTAATTTTTTAAGCGAGGATGATCTTAAGAATATTACAAATCTAGAACATGCGTTGGAAATTTATTGGAATAAACCCCGTGCTGTTCATACCTTAAAATACATTTCGGAACATTTTAGCATTTTTGATTATTTAAGAGATTTAGGGACTTATTTTGTTGCACGTAATCATGCATATAAATTTTCTGTAATTGAAATTTATGAAACAATCGTTGATTTCACGAAAGAATATTACCAAGAAAATCCAATCATTATGCAATTATTAGCTGTCGATTATTATGCTACACAAAAATCGAAACCTAAAGATTTATTTCAATTGGAATTAGAGAAATCTCAAGTTGAACAAATCAAAGAAAGTTATGGTATCAATACGCAACATCGAGTTGTAATTTTACCTTTAGAGTTTGATTGGAATATGTGGTACAATCAATCGGCTCTTTATTTAAATGAACAGTATTTTATTTTAGAATATCCTGGAAATCAGCTTCCAAATTATTATTCAATTCAAAAATAA
- a CDS encoding peptidylprolyl isomerase, protein MNNKRLQLIFGFLLLFSGIHLTAQTYTLKFKTNYGKFDVMLYDFTPKHRDLILSEIHKGTYKNAQFNRVIKNFVIQGGELDESILSRETTQSNIKPNRLAPEFHPKAFHKLGALGAGRDQNSEKGSYYNQIYFVVGKKITARELDDLEQKKGIKFTQEQRETYLKIGGQPRLDHDYTVFGEITKGLNVVLKISHLDTDAQDLPDDMVIFNIKAKRNLPKKVNRTSISLGAGFAH, encoded by the coding sequence ATGAACAATAAAAGACTACAATTGATATTTGGATTCTTACTTCTATTCAGTGGTATCCATTTAACAGCTCAAACGTATACTTTAAAATTTAAGACGAATTACGGCAAATTTGATGTAATGCTTTATGATTTCACACCCAAACACCGTGATTTAATTTTGAGTGAAATCCATAAGGGAACTTATAAAAATGCACAATTTAATCGTGTGATTAAGAATTTCGTTATTCAAGGCGGTGAATTAGACGAATCTATATTATCGCGTGAAACAACACAATCCAATATTAAACCGAATCGTTTAGCGCCTGAATTTCATCCAAAAGCCTTTCATAAATTAGGTGCATTAGGTGCAGGCCGAGATCAAAATTCGGAAAAAGGATCTTATTACAATCAAATTTATTTTGTAGTAGGTAAGAAAATAACTGCCCGAGAATTGGACGATTTAGAACAAAAAAAAGGGATAAAATTTACTCAAGAACAGCGTGAAACTTATTTAAAAATTGGTGGTCAACCCCGACTGGATCATGATTACACTGTATTTGGAGAAATTACGAAAGGGCTTAATGTGGTTTTAAAAATAAGCCATTTGGATACAGATGCTCAAGACTTACCTGACGATATGGTGATCTTTAATATCAAAGCCAAACGCAACTTGCCTAAAAAAGTTAATCGTACAAGTATATCATTAGGCGCAGGATTTGCTCACTAA
- the trhA gene encoding PAQR family membrane homeostasis protein TrhA, with protein sequence MKEHLINVYDPKEERLNVYSHLLGIILSCIGFVFLIQKSIENQDSIQTLSFCIFGLSMIILYTASTLYHSATAPLKRARLKIFDHVSIYLLIAGSYTPFTLVSLKDHEGWIIFFIVWAFACIGIIIKLFFTGRFKVISTLMYVFMGWMIVFTWKDLTTTLSEDGIYWLIAGGISYTVGAVLYSIKKIPFNHAIFHVFVLIGTFCHYISVFFYVK encoded by the coding sequence ATGAAAGAACATTTAATTAACGTGTACGATCCAAAAGAAGAACGGCTAAATGTGTATAGCCATTTGTTGGGAATTATTTTAAGCTGTATTGGTTTCGTATTTTTAATTCAAAAATCAATTGAAAATCAAGATTCCATTCAAACTCTTAGCTTTTGCATTTTTGGTCTTTCCATGATCATTTTATATACTGCTTCTACGCTTTATCATAGTGCAACAGCTCCATTAAAACGAGCGCGATTAAAAATATTCGATCATGTATCCATATATTTATTAATTGCAGGTTCGTATACCCCATTTACATTAGTTTCTTTAAAAGACCATGAGGGATGGATTATATTTTTCATTGTATGGGCATTTGCGTGCATTGGGATTATCATTAAATTATTCTTCACAGGACGATTTAAAGTGATTTCAACGTTAATGTATGTCTTTATGGGCTGGATGATTGTATTTACATGGAAGGATTTAACCACAACGTTATCAGAAGATGGTATTTACTGGTTAATTGCAGGTGGAATTTCGTATACTGTTGGTGCCGTACTCTATAGCATCAAAAAAATTCCATTTAACCATGCCATTTTCCATGTGTTTGTTTTAATCGGTACTTTTTGCCATTATATTTCTGTATTTTTTTATGTGAAATAA
- a CDS encoding helix-turn-helix transcriptional regulator: MTHIKIKFLIFKSLLFLLSYYSYANTINFNQLSQEITQSNASKNYQQSIQRLNQILNDPNSNAYDKYAAHLLKYVTYKTLFNYPEAEINLKKAEEFGLKSKELNEVQTRIAIEKVFLKFDLLQYNEARQLITSIAEQDLKYVDFETQGFYYSVLGTFQLIDQNYKQAEAYYNKGIRILELGAPEHLANLYRAKMRLYEETNNHKAVIKAFNDGIAYAHKYKMDVYVLNLYEQLTTYYASIEDYKSAYQNRIIVNELASKYDALNQSGKLLILEKNMIQEQNQLEIKNEQNIRLFLIILTVILIALLLVLYQLFKINKYKRKFVELENSEMRAELKSLNLILNKTGENALDLNQFNLSERQKQIIRLVEQGKTNKEIGAALFISENTVKYHLKIIYNTLGITNRNSLIKE, from the coding sequence ATGACACATATAAAAATAAAATTTCTGATTTTTAAAAGCTTATTATTCCTATTAAGCTACTATTCTTATGCGAATACAATTAATTTTAATCAATTAAGTCAAGAAATTACACAATCGAATGCGTCTAAAAATTACCAACAAAGCATTCAACGATTAAATCAAATCCTTAATGACCCTAACTCCAATGCGTATGATAAATATGCTGCACACTTATTAAAATATGTAACATATAAAACATTATTCAATTATCCTGAAGCTGAAATTAATCTAAAAAAGGCTGAAGAATTTGGATTAAAATCAAAGGAATTAAATGAAGTACAAACACGTATAGCGATAGAAAAGGTTTTTTTAAAATTTGATCTTTTGCAATACAATGAAGCGAGACAATTGATCACATCCATTGCTGAGCAAGACTTGAAATATGTTGATTTTGAAACCCAAGGATTTTATTATTCCGTACTCGGAACTTTTCAATTAATTGATCAAAATTATAAACAAGCTGAAGCCTATTATAATAAAGGGATTCGAATTTTAGAATTGGGGGCTCCTGAACATTTAGCTAATCTGTATCGTGCCAAAATGCGCTTATATGAAGAGACGAATAACCATAAAGCAGTAATAAAAGCTTTTAATGATGGTATTGCCTATGCTCATAAATATAAAATGGACGTCTATGTATTGAATTTATATGAGCAGTTAACGACTTATTATGCTTCTATAGAAGACTATAAAAGCGCCTACCAAAATCGGATAATCGTTAATGAATTAGCTTCTAAATATGATGCTCTAAACCAAAGCGGTAAACTTTTGATTTTGGAAAAAAATATGATACAGGAACAAAATCAATTGGAAATAAAAAATGAACAAAACATTAGATTATTTTTGATTATTCTAACTGTAATTTTAATCGCATTACTTCTTGTATTATATCAATTATTCAAAATCAATAAGTATAAAAGAAAGTTCGTAGAATTAGAAAACAGTGAAATGCGTGCAGAATTAAAATCTCTAAATTTAATATTGAATAAAACAGGCGAAAACGCTTTGGATTTAAATCAATTCAATTTATCTGAACGACAAAAACAAATTATTCGACTTGTCGAACAAGGAAAAACCAATAAAGAAATTGGTGCTGCCCTTTTTATCTCTGAGAACACCGTGAAATATCATCTTAAAATTATATACAATACCCTGGGAATTACTAATCGTAACTCATTGATCAAAGAGTAA
- a CDS encoding PaaI family thioesterase, whose amino-acid sequence MTNEKRALMEASFNRSETLKFYKATLVELDTDYISIQLPKQQHMTRKHGMFNGAMIASLVDVSSGYAAVSHYDDDCYVVTVELKVNYLHPAVGEHLLSKSYVVKGGKKISVIRTEIYTTDKHSSQEKHVATSLVTMMRIK is encoded by the coding sequence ATGACAAACGAAAAAAGAGCTTTAATGGAAGCAAGTTTTAATCGCTCGGAAACTTTAAAATTTTATAAAGCCACTTTGGTTGAACTTGACACTGATTATATTTCAATTCAGCTACCGAAACAACAGCATATGACTCGAAAACATGGGATGTTTAATGGTGCAATGATTGCTTCTTTGGTTGATGTTTCATCTGGATATGCTGCAGTAAGTCATTATGATGATGATTGCTATGTTGTAACTGTAGAATTAAAAGTAAATTATTTGCATCCAGCAGTTGGAGAACACTTATTATCGAAATCATACGTGGTAAAAGGTGGGAAAAAAATCAGCGTGATACGAACTGAAATTTATACCACTGATAAACATTCAAGTCAAGAGAAACATGTCGCAACCTCATTGGTAACCATGATGCGAATAAAATAA
- a CDS encoding acetyl-CoA hydrolase/transferase family protein translates to MNFTTPQEAVKVVQSGDRVYVHSASATPTILTDALTDRHEELSNVELCHIHTYGIAKYADIKYKDAFFVNSLFTSANVRHTIKQGNGSYTPIFLSEMGRAMLKGDLKVDVVFIQVSEPDEHGYCSLGTSIENLKEAMTTARAIVAQVNRYMPRTFGDTFVHIRKFTHLVEHHTPLYTMEMGTVTEEEITIGNYIAELIEDKSCLQMGIGSIPNAVLSNLTNHKGLGIHTEMFSDGIIPLVESDVITGEHKGILKGKIVSTFADGSQKLYDFIHNNPIIEMRSAAFTNDLEKIAMNDRMISINSAIEVDVTGQVCADSIGPKIFSGVGGQLDFITGAARSKGGKSILALTSTTNKGVNKIVPFLKEGAGIVTTRAQVDYIVTEYGVAKLYGRNINDRVKAMAEIAHPNFREEIVKAYYDRI, encoded by the coding sequence ATGAATTTTACAACGCCACAAGAAGCGGTTAAAGTCGTACAATCCGGAGATCGTGTTTATGTACATTCTGCTTCAGCTACGCCAACAATTTTAACGGATGCATTAACGGATCGCCATGAAGAGCTTTCCAACGTCGAACTTTGTCATATCCATACGTATGGAATTGCTAAATATGCCGATATAAAATATAAAGATGCATTCTTTGTGAATTCATTGTTTACATCTGCAAACGTTAGACATACAATCAAACAAGGAAATGGTTCTTATACACCAATCTTCCTGAGTGAGATGGGACGTGCGATGTTAAAAGGAGATTTGAAAGTTGATGTAGTTTTTATACAAGTTTCAGAACCAGATGAACATGGTTACTGTTCTTTAGGAACATCTATTGAAAATCTAAAAGAGGCTATGACGACTGCTCGTGCAATTGTAGCTCAAGTCAATCGTTATATGCCAAGAACATTTGGAGATACATTTGTGCACATTCGTAAATTTACTCATTTAGTGGAGCATCACACGCCTTTATATACTATGGAAATGGGTACTGTGACTGAAGAAGAGATTACGATCGGAAATTATATTGCAGAATTGATTGAAGATAAAAGCTGTTTGCAAATGGGGATAGGTTCTATTCCAAATGCAGTATTATCAAATCTTACCAATCATAAAGGTTTAGGAATTCATACCGAGATGTTTTCGGATGGAATTATTCCTTTAGTCGAATCTGATGTTATTACGGGGGAGCATAAAGGAATTTTAAAAGGTAAAATTGTATCTACGTTTGCGGATGGTTCACAAAAATTATATGATTTTATCCATAACAATCCAATTATCGAAATGCGTTCTGCTGCATTCACAAATGATCTAGAAAAAATCGCTATGAACGATCGAATGATTTCTATTAATTCAGCCATAGAAGTAGATGTAACGGGACAGGTTTGTGCAGATTCGATTGGTCCGAAAATATTTTCAGGAGTAGGAGGGCAATTGGACTTTATAACAGGAGCAGCTCGAAGTAAAGGCGGTAAATCAATTCTAGCACTTACTTCTACAACCAATAAAGGTGTTAATAAAATTGTTCCATTTTTAAAAGAAGGTGCCGGTATAGTAACCACACGAGCACAAGTCGATTACATAGTGACGGAATATGGTGTTGCTAAATTATACGGACGAAATATTAATGATCGTGTGAAAGCTATGGCTGAAATTGCTCATCCTAATTTTAGAGAAGAAATTGTCAAAGCATATTATGATCGAATATAA
- a CDS encoding DUF6642 family protein produces MDVQLYDEEWDDFKLYCLEGVDDVEEESSSTLLDFLQHLAIEKNITNVYQTCDSFEGFESSISNLLFHDKNFRDYKILYFIFKGPNDSIEIDGYYYSLEEIAELFQGRLTDKIIHFANTKCLDLQEETFQYFLDVTGAKAVSGYVKNAPILSTLLDQHYFEMAKRYDDEVEIVEALFEKHSNLCLSLGFRLYY; encoded by the coding sequence ATGGATGTACAATTATATGACGAAGAATGGGATGATTTTAAATTGTATTGTTTAGAAGGGGTAGATGATGTTGAAGAAGAAAGTTCCTCTACACTATTGGATTTTTTACAACATTTGGCAATAGAGAAAAACATTACCAATGTATATCAAACTTGTGATAGTTTTGAAGGATTTGAATCTTCTATCTCTAATTTATTGTTTCATGATAAGAACTTTAGAGATTATAAAATCCTTTATTTCATATTTAAAGGACCCAATGATTCCATCGAGATCGATGGTTATTACTATAGTTTAGAAGAAATAGCTGAATTATTTCAAGGACGTTTAACCGATAAAATTATTCATTTTGCAAATACCAAATGTTTGGATTTACAAGAAGAAACATTTCAATATTTTCTTGATGTTACTGGGGCAAAAGCGGTATCTGGATATGTTAAGAATGCACCAATATTAAGTACTCTGCTTGATCAACATTATTTTGAGATGGCAAAAAGATATGATGATGAAGTGGAAATTGTTGAAGCATTATTTGAAAAACATTCCAATTTATGCTTATCACTAGGATTTAGATTATATTATTAA